One stretch of Streptomyces peucetius DNA includes these proteins:
- the manA gene encoding mannose-6-phosphate isomerase, class I: MDRLANTVRPYAWGSTTAIPELLGVAPTGEPQAEMWMGAHPVAPSRITRGAEADRPLSEVISAAPERELGEAAVAKFGPRLPFLLKLLAAGAPLSLQVHPDLTQARDGYGAEENAGVPLDAPHRNYKDANHKPELICALTPFDGLCGFRSADAAAELLAGLDVDSLKPYVDLLHARPEEAALREVLTAVLTADPQDMAATVSEAAAAAERLGGDYAPYAAIAHHYPGDPGVIAAMLLNHVQLQPGEALFLGAGVPHAYLDGLGVEIMANSDNVLRCGLTPKHVDVPELLRIVRFEATEPGILRPEVSPSGEEIYDTPIDEFRLSRYVLAPDAEPRDVTASTPQILLCTAGSVTAGELTLAPGESAFVPAGESAQISDAGGGAGTVFRATVVA; encoded by the coding sequence ATGGACCGCCTCGCCAATACCGTGCGCCCCTACGCCTGGGGGTCCACGACCGCCATTCCGGAGCTCCTCGGCGTCGCCCCCACCGGCGAGCCGCAGGCCGAGATGTGGATGGGCGCCCACCCCGTGGCGCCCTCCCGCATCACCCGTGGCGCCGAAGCGGACCGGCCCCTCTCCGAGGTCATCTCCGCCGCGCCCGAACGGGAACTGGGCGAGGCGGCCGTCGCCAAGTTCGGGCCGCGACTGCCCTTCCTCCTCAAGCTCCTCGCGGCAGGCGCACCCCTCTCCCTCCAGGTCCACCCCGACCTCACCCAGGCGAGGGACGGCTACGGAGCCGAGGAGAACGCCGGCGTCCCCCTCGACGCGCCGCACCGCAACTACAAGGACGCCAACCACAAGCCGGAACTGATCTGCGCCCTCACCCCCTTCGACGGGCTGTGCGGCTTCCGTTCCGCCGACGCGGCGGCCGAACTGCTCGCCGGCCTCGACGTCGACTCCCTCAAGCCGTACGTCGACCTCCTGCACGCCCGGCCGGAGGAGGCCGCGCTCCGCGAGGTGCTCACCGCCGTACTGACCGCCGACCCGCAGGACATGGCCGCCACCGTCTCGGAGGCCGCGGCGGCCGCCGAACGGCTTGGCGGCGACTACGCCCCGTACGCGGCGATCGCGCACCACTACCCCGGCGACCCGGGCGTCATCGCGGCCATGCTGCTCAACCACGTACAACTGCAGCCCGGTGAGGCGCTGTTCCTCGGCGCCGGCGTTCCGCACGCCTACCTCGACGGCCTCGGGGTCGAGATCATGGCCAACTCGGACAACGTGCTGCGCTGCGGTCTGACGCCCAAGCATGTGGACGTGCCCGAACTCCTGCGCATCGTGCGGTTCGAGGCGACGGAACCCGGCATCTTGCGCCCTGAGGTGTCACCCTCCGGCGAGGAAATCTACGACACCCCGATCGACGAGTTCCGGCTGTCGCGCTACGTCCTCGCACCCGACGCCGAGCCGCGCGACGTGACGGCGTCCACGCCGCAGATCCTGCTGTGCACGGCGGGCAGCGTCACCGCCGGTGAACTGACCCTGGCACCGGGCGAGTCGGCGTTCGTTCCCGCCGGTGAGAGCGCGCAGATCTCGGACGCGGGCGGCGGCGCCGGTACCGTCTTCCGCGCAACAGTGGTCGCCTGA